Proteins encoded within one genomic window of Camelina sativa cultivar DH55 chromosome 19, Cs, whole genome shotgun sequence:
- the LOC104767208 gene encoding transcription repressor OFP7-like, with the protein MTKCFKLKISRILSFKCCRSKDPSSLPFNPVPSSLRRTPPSVNSTSVVTTVPQRRRSSFRLHVLTVFGRGRSSTTLDIVDRKTSPSLSPPQTPTFQWESEGKWHVIAHVTEEENETPRRKIYDGGSEKDKRRRLKKKERSNSWRRGSISSAEEETDRESLLPSSTNLSPENSSSSELPRVTRRRRHIPKKSAIVEESESSSPPPSPARLSSFVQRLMPCTTAAAVMVEGVAVVKRSEDPYEDFKGSMMEMIVEKKIFEVAELEQLLSCFLSLNAKRHHRAIVRAFSEIWVALFAGGNGSGVQRRSSSFSSVRLSDYEEC; encoded by the coding sequence atgacaAAATGTTTCAAATTAAAGATTTCAAGAATCCTCTCATTCAAATGTTGTCGTTCAAAAGATCCATCCTCTCTCCCTTTTAATCCTGTTCCTTCAAGTCTCCGTCGTACTCCACCATCGGTCAACTCAACATCCGTCGTCACCACCGTGCCACAACGTCGTCGTTCTTCTTTCAGACTACACGTTTTAACCGTGTTTGGCCGCGGACGCTCCTCCACTACGCTGGATATTGTTGATCGAAAGACTTCACCGTCGTTATCTCCGCCGCAGACGCCGACGTTTCAGTGGGAAAGCGAGGGGAAGTGGCACGTGATCGCTCATGTCacggaagaagaaaacgaaacgCCTCGCCGGAAAATTTACGACGGTGGGTCGGAAAAAGATAAACGCCGgcgtttaaagaagaaggagagatcaaACTCTTGGCGGCGAGGGAGCATTTCCTCCGCCGAAGAAGAGACGGACAGAGAGAGTCTCTTACCTTCTTCTACAAACCTCTCGCCGGAAAATTCCTCCTCCTCAGAGCTGCCACGTGTCACAAGGCGTCGGAGACACATTCCAAAAAAGTCAGCGATCGTGGAAGAAAGCGAGtcttcttcaccaccaccatctccgGCGAGGCTTTCCTCGTTTGTTCAAAGATTGATGCCGTGTACGACGGCGGCTGCGGTTATGGTTGAAGGAGTGGCGGTGGTGAAGAGATCGGAGGATCCTTACGAAGATTTCAAAGGTTCGATGATGGAGATGattgtagagaagaagatattcGAAGTAGCTGAGCTTGAGCAGCTTCTCAGTTGCTTCCTATCGCTAAACGCGAAACGCCACCACCGCGCGATCGTTAGAGCGTTTTCAGAGATTTGGGTTGCTTTGTTCGCCGGTGGTAACGGTAGTGGTGTTCAACGGAGGTCATCCTCCTTCTCGAGTGTTCGACTCTCCGATTATGAAGAGtgttaa
- the LOC104767210 gene encoding splicing factor 3B subunit 4: protein MTTRIAPGVGANLLGQHSAERNQDATVYVGNLDAQLSEELLWELFVQAGPVVNVYVPKDRVTNLHQNYGFIEYRSEEDADYAIKVLNMIKLYGKPIRVNKASQDKKSLDVGANLFIGNLDPDVDEKQLYDTFSAFGVIASNPKIMRDPDTGNSRGFGFISYDSFEASDAAIEAMTGQYLCNRQITVSYAYKKDTKGERHGTPAERLLAATNPTAQKSRPHTLFATGPPSNAPQVNGLPRPFANGGMQPIPISAARPPPPPPPQVYQTQPPSWPSQPQQHGMIPPPMQFRPPPGMPPPPPQFLNHQQGFGGPRPPPPPQAMGMHQHGGWPPQHMQQQGGPPQQQPPPPYQHHHMSMAPPPPHQG, encoded by the exons atgacgactCGAATCGCTCCTGGTGTTGGAGCTAATCTTCTCGGCCAACACTCCGCCGAGAGGAACCAAGACGCCACTGTTTACGTCGGGAATCTCGATGCTCAG CTTTCTGAAGAATTGCTTTGGGAATTGTTCGTTCAAGCCGGACCCGTTG TTAACGTCTATGTTCCGAAAGATAGAGTGACAAATCTTCATCAGAACTATGGATTCATTGAGTACCGTAGTGAGGAAGATGCTGACTAT GCGATTAAGGTTCTTAACATGATTAAGCTCTACGGGAAGCCTATACGTGTTAACAAG gcATCTCAAGATAAGAAAAGCTTGGATGTTGGTGCTAACCTTTTCATTGGGAACCTTGACCCT gaTGTGGATGAGAAGCAGTTGTATGATACTTTCAGTGCATTTGGTGTGATTGCTTCTAATCCTAAG ATAATGAGGGATCCCGATACTGGAAACTCACGAGGTTTTGGTTTCATCAGCTATGACTCCTTTGAGGCATCTGATGCTGCTATTGAG GCAATGACTGGACAATATCTATGTAATCGTCAAATTACAGTCTCTTATGCGTACAAGAAAGACACCAAAGGAGAGCGCCATGGTACTCCAGCAG AGAGGCTTTTGGCTGCCACGAATCCAACTGCCCAGAAAAGCAGACCCCATACACTATTCGCAACTGGGCCCCCATCCAATGCTCCTCAAGTTAATGGTCTACCACGTCCGTTTGCTAATGGCGGCATGCAACCTATCCCTATCTCAGCCGCTcgtccaccaccaccaccacctccacaAGTATATCAAACTCAGCCACCATCTTGGCCATCTCAGCCACAACAACACGGCATGATCCCACCGCCCATGCAATTCCGTCCACCTCCGGGTATGCCGCCGCCACCACCTCAGTTTCTAAATCATCAACAAGGTTTCGGTGGCCCGAGGCCGCCGCCACCACCTCAAGCCATGGGAATGCACCAACATGGAGGCTGGCCGCCACAACACATGCAGCAGCAAGGAGgaccaccacaacaacaaccaccaccaccttaCCAACACCATCACATGTCTATGGCTCCACCCCCACCACACCAAGGTTGA